A section of the Terriglobia bacterium genome encodes:
- a CDS encoding PilZ domain-containing protein → MAKPHSEKRSRQRVRTDDTIAVKVLNGAIKDAQAQLHDVSMRGVFLYLQNRVAEGSTLEMVLPLPQGIMPGQEDWIRCKCRVLRVENKGGTEYGVAALIEEFEPLDAAKFPQA, encoded by the coding sequence ATGGCGAAGCCACACTCGGAAAAGCGGTCAAGACAGCGAGTCAGGACGGACGACACGATAGCGGTCAAGGTGCTGAACGGGGCAATCAAGGACGCGCAGGCGCAGCTGCATGACGTCAGCATGCGCGGGGTGTTCCTGTACCTGCAAAACAGGGTCGCCGAGGGCTCGACGCTGGAAATGGTGTTGCCTCTGCCGCAGGGCATCATGCCCGGCCAGGAAGATTGGATCCGCTGCAAGTGCCGCGTGCTGCGGGTGGAGAACAAAGGCGGCACCGAATACGGCGTCGCCGCCTTGATCGAAGAATTCGAGCCCCTGGACGCGGCGAAGTTTCCGCAAGCGTAG